One genomic segment of Theobroma cacao cultivar B97-61/B2 chromosome 6, Criollo_cocoa_genome_V2, whole genome shotgun sequence includes these proteins:
- the LOC108662614 gene encoding zingipain-2-like, with protein MTLSLILFFIFGTLASQAMSRTLHEAAIANKHEQWMARYGRVYESQSEKDRRFMIFKDNLEYIENFNNAANRTYKLGINEFADLTHDEFLAARTGYKMLDNPTTTITASFRYATMTEVPTSLDWRQQGAVTPVKDQGSCGCCWAFSAAAAMEGITQIKTGKLISMSEQQLLDCSTNGGNQGCNGGWMTNAFQYIMENQGLTTEENYPYEEMQGTCAIEKATAQVADISDYEQVPSNDEEALLKAVTNQPVSVAIDGSGRDFKFYSGGIFSGDCDTSLTHAVTIIGYGTSEDGTKYWLIKNSWGQSWGENGYMRIQRDVDNPEGLCGLAKKASYPTI; from the exons ATGACTTTAAGCCTTatcttgtttttcatttttgggaCATTGGCATCTCAGGCCATGTCCCGCACATTGCATGAAGCTGCCATTGCTAACAAACATGAGCAATGGATGGCACGTTATGGTCGAGTTTACGAGAGCCAATCAGAGAAGGACAGGCGTTTTATGATATTCAAGGACAACTTGGAATATATCGAGAACTTCAACAATGCAGCGAATAGGACTTATAAGTTAGGCATTAATGAGTTCGCAGACTTGACCCATGATGAATTCTTAGCGGCTCGTACTGGCTACAAGATGCTAGACAACCCAACAACAACCATAACAGCATCATTTAGGTATGCAACCATGACAGAAGTTCCAACAAGCTTGGATTGGAGGCAGCAAGGTGCTGTCACCCCTGTTAAAGACCAGGGAAGTTGTG gaTGTTGCTGGGCATTTTCAGCGGCAGCTGCCATGGAAGGGATAACCCAGATTAAAACCGGTAAGTTGATCTCAATGTCCGAGCAACAACTATTGGACTGCAGCACAAACGGCGGCAACCAGGGTTGCAATGGTGGTTGGATGACAAATGCCTTCCAATACATTATGGAAAACCAGGGCCTAACCACAGAGGAAAACTACCCATATGAGGAAATGCAAGGAACTTGTGCCATAGAGAAGGCGACAGCCCAAGTTGCTGATATCAGTGACTATGAGCAGGTACCTTCCAATGATGAGGAGGCATTACTCAAGGCTGTAACGAACCAACCTGTCTCGGTTGCCATTGACGGGAGTGGAAGAGACTTTAAATTTTACTCGGGTGGAATTTTTAGTGGAGATTGCGATACTTCTCTCACTCATGCTGTCACAATTATTGGATATGGGACTAGCGAAGACGGTACAAAGTACTGGCTGATCAAAAATTCATGGGGCCAAAGCTGGGGTGAGAATGGCTACATGAGGATTCAGAGGGATGTTGACAACCCAGAAGGTCTGTGCGGCCTTGCCAAGAAAGCTTCCTATCCAACtatctaa
- the LOC108662477 gene encoding ervatamin-B-like isoform X2: MAFALKEKFLIAMVILLGTLASAMPRRLDETVLFEKYQQWMTRHGRTYEKKEEENWRFEIFKDNLEFVEKFNMGNQTYKLSINQFADLTNEEFRASYAGYKILTRRVPPKSKRFKYENQTDVPASMDWRKKGAVTHIKDQESCWAFSTITAVEGIAKIKTGQLISLSAQQLVDCVKTKDTDGCSGGWMDDAFAYIVKNQGLASETKYPYTSNDGTCSPRKAAIRIVKIKGYEDVPPKNEEALRKAASQQPVSVSLNGGGRNFQFYSEGVFTGHCGTSLDHAVTIVGYGTSEDGVKYWLIKNSWGKSWGESGYMRIQRDIHSSKGLCGIAREPSYPVA, encoded by the exons ATGGCTTTTGcactaaaagaaaaattcctTATTGCAATGGTGATTCTATTGGGGACTTTGGCATCTGCCATGCCCCGCAGATTGGATGAAACTGTTCTTTTCGAGAAATACCAGCAATGGATGACTCGGCATGGACGCACCtatgagaagaaagaagaggaGAATTGGCGTTTCGAGATATTCAAAGACAACCTGGAATTCGTAGAAAAATTCAACATGGGGAATCAAACTTACAAGTTGAGCATCAATCAATTTGCAGACCTAACTAATGAAGAATTCCGAGCTTCCTACGCTGGATACAAGATATTAACTCGCAGAGTTCCACCCAAATCCAAAAGGTTCAAATATGAAAACCAGACCGATGTCCCAGCTAGCATGGACTGGAGAAAGAAAGGGGCTGTCACCCATATTAAGGACCAAG AAAGTTGCTGGGCATTCTCAACCATTACAGCTGTGGAAGGGATCGCCAAGATCAAAACCGGTCAGTTAATCTCACTCTCTGCGCAACAACTAGTGGACTGCGTCAAAACCAAAGATACTGACGGTTGCAGCGGTGGTTGGATGGATGATGCGTTTGCATACATTGTAAAAAACCAAGGTCTTGCCAGCGAAACAAAATACCCATACACGAGTAATGATGGAACTTGCAGCCCCCGGAAAGCAGCTATTAGAATTGTGAAGATAAAAGGCTATGAAGATGTACCTCCCAAAAATGAAGAAGCACTTCGAAAGGCTGCAAGCCAGCAACCTGTCTCAGTATCGCTTAATGGTGGTGGACGTAACTTTCAGTTTTATTCGGAAGGGGTTTTCACAGGACATTGCGGGACCTCTTTAGATCATGCTGTTACCATTGTTGGGTATGGAACAAGTGAGGATGGCGTCAAATACTGGTTAATCAAGAACTCATGGGGCAAATCTTGGGGTGAAAGTGGCTATATGAGGATTCAGAGAGATATTCATTCGTCTAAGGGCCTCTGCGGCATTGCTAGAGAGCCTTCCTATCCAGTGGCATGA
- the LOC108662477 gene encoding zingipain-2-like isoform X1, whose product MAFALKEKFLIAMVILLGTLASAMPRRLDETVLFEKYQQWMTRHGRTYEKKEEENWRFEIFKDNLEFVEKFNMGNQTYKLSINQFADLTNEEFRASYAGYKILTRRVPPKSKRFKYENQTDVPASMDWRKKGAVTHIKDQGSCKSCWAFSTITAVEGIAKIKTGQLISLSAQQLVDCVKTKDTDGCSGGWMDDAFAYIVKNQGLASETKYPYTSNDGTCSPRKAAIRIVKIKGYEDVPPKNEEALRKAASQQPVSVSLNGGGRNFQFYSEGVFTGHCGTSLDHAVTIVGYGTSEDGVKYWLIKNSWGKSWGESGYMRIQRDIHSSKGLCGIAREPSYPVA is encoded by the exons ATGGCTTTTGcactaaaagaaaaattcctTATTGCAATGGTGATTCTATTGGGGACTTTGGCATCTGCCATGCCCCGCAGATTGGATGAAACTGTTCTTTTCGAGAAATACCAGCAATGGATGACTCGGCATGGACGCACCtatgagaagaaagaagaggaGAATTGGCGTTTCGAGATATTCAAAGACAACCTGGAATTCGTAGAAAAATTCAACATGGGGAATCAAACTTACAAGTTGAGCATCAATCAATTTGCAGACCTAACTAATGAAGAATTCCGAGCTTCCTACGCTGGATACAAGATATTAACTCGCAGAGTTCCACCCAAATCCAAAAGGTTCAAATATGAAAACCAGACCGATGTCCCAGCTAGCATGGACTGGAGAAAGAAAGGGGCTGTCACCCATATTAAGGACCAAGGTTCTTGTA AAAGTTGCTGGGCATTCTCAACCATTACAGCTGTGGAAGGGATCGCCAAGATCAAAACCGGTCAGTTAATCTCACTCTCTGCGCAACAACTAGTGGACTGCGTCAAAACCAAAGATACTGACGGTTGCAGCGGTGGTTGGATGGATGATGCGTTTGCATACATTGTAAAAAACCAAGGTCTTGCCAGCGAAACAAAATACCCATACACGAGTAATGATGGAACTTGCAGCCCCCGGAAAGCAGCTATTAGAATTGTGAAGATAAAAGGCTATGAAGATGTACCTCCCAAAAATGAAGAAGCACTTCGAAAGGCTGCAAGCCAGCAACCTGTCTCAGTATCGCTTAATGGTGGTGGACGTAACTTTCAGTTTTATTCGGAAGGGGTTTTCACAGGACATTGCGGGACCTCTTTAGATCATGCTGTTACCATTGTTGGGTATGGAACAAGTGAGGATGGCGTCAAATACTGGTTAATCAAGAACTCATGGGGCAAATCTTGGGGTGAAAGTGGCTATATGAGGATTCAGAGAGATATTCATTCGTCTAAGGGCCTCTGCGGCATTGCTAGAGAGCCTTCCTATCCAGTGGCATGA